CAGCACGCTCACGAGGTCCGCGCGCACCTCTCGCAGGGGCGGCGGCGCTGTGCGGCCTGGTCTACCTGTTCGCGCGCCTCCGCTACTTCCAGGGCTACGCCAGCTCCGCGCAGCTCAGGTGAGGGCCGGGCGGGcagcggggcggggccggggaaAGGTCGCGGGTGGGCGGGGTCCTGGGGAGCGGGACCCAAGCTGGGGGCGGACGACGGGCCGGAGCCCAGCGCCTTTGGGAATTCGGTGGGCGAGCCCTAGCGGCGGCCGGAGGAAGTCCCCGCGGGGCCGGGGCTGGGGCGGGGAAGAAGCGGGGCCTTCTCGCGCCACCGCCCCGCTGACCGCCGCCCGCAGGCTGGCACCCCTGTACGCGAGCGCGCGCGCCCTCTGGCTGCTGGTGGCGCTGGCTGCGCTCGGCCTGCTCGCCCACTTCCTCCCGGCCGCGCTGCGCGCCGCGCTCCTCGGACGGCTGCGGACGTTGCTGCCGTGGGCCTGAGACCAAGGCCGCTGGGCCGGCGGAGCCGGGAACGAAGAGCCGGAGCCTCCAGCTGCCCCGGGAAGCGGCGCTCGCCTCCGCATCCTAGTCTCTATCATTAAAGTTCTCGTGACCGAGACCCGGGCTGCGTTTTCTGGGTCCGCGGGGGTGGCGCACCGCGGGCTACGGACCCTGGAGGGGCCCAGCCCAAGCCCGGGCAGCCCGGCGGGCTTCCTAGAGGCGGCGTGGGAGGGGCTGCGAAGGAATGGGACCTCCCCCTGGGGCGGGACTGGATCCGGTCTTcacctcccaccccactccctaCTCAGCCTCCGGGTTACAAGGCCGCCCAGTCCTGCCGGGGTTCACCCAGCTAGCGCTCAGCGGTCTCCTCACCGGTCCCCCTCCTCAGGGGCCTCCCCTCTCCTGACTCTCAGCCACCCAGTCCCTCGTTCCCTGGCCTTCGCAGCTGACACTAGCCTGCAGGCGCGGGGCCCAGCAACTAGCTGTGCAGCTGCAGTGCCACCCACAGCCTGTGGATCTCTCCCCGGGTGAGGGCAGGGGCCTTTTGGTCAGCACTGGGTCCCCCTTGTTAACTGTAGGTGTTCAGGGCAGCCCTCCCAGGTCCGCAGAGCTGCGGGCACCATGGGAACATAGTGAATCAGTGACAGGTGGTCTCAAGGAAATGTCCAGAAGGCTTGGGGATCCAGGGGAGGCCCACAAAACAAACAAGTGACTTTTAGCCGAGTATGCAGGAGAAACGGAGAAAGGAGAGCTTGCCAAGCAGGGGCAACGgtgtgtgcaaaggccctgaggtgagcGGGAGACCCTAACGTGCCAGAGGAGGGTGTCGGGGACCCAGGATGAGGACCAAGCTGAGACACACGGAGGGGAacaaggaggctgggaaatgcctTCAGCTTGAGGAGCTAAGGGAAGGCCTCATGGCAGGCCTTGGACATGGGGGAGGCATCGGGGGACTTGCTGTGGGTATTGTGGTCCCGGATTCTGAGCTGCTTTCACCAGTGAATTACTGCCTTTGCGGCCTGATCTTAGGAACGGGGGTGAGGTGGCGCCGAGGTGGCACTGCGCCTGCAGGCCAGGCTGGGTCCTTGACTTAGCAAGGCAAGGTCGCTGCTGATGCTGGGTGGGGAGACCCAGTGCCGGGCTTAGTTGGCACGTTGGGGCACAGACCAGACAAATGAAGCCAGGCGCAGGGGCAGAGGGAGATGTCCAGGGCGTTCACATTGGAGGCACACACTTCATTAACCCTTTATTACAAGTCACGCTCTTATAGAAGTATATGTGGACTTACGTGAAAAAATCAAATGTATCCAAGAATAAAAAACACAGCACATAAAGTAGTATATGCATTCCAGTGTTCGCGCCAGAGACAGCGGGCGCCCAAGAAAAAGCTCTTCTAAAACGGCCTGACTGGGGCAGGCCGGGTGCGAACGGTTCCGGGCCTCAGGCACAGTGTGGGGGCCGCCTGCCTCCTCCGCGGCCCGGCGGGCGGGGGCAGCACCAGCTCCTAGGGCCTCCGGGCCAGCGGCGGACCCCAGGCTGGCCCAAGCCCGGCGCCAGGCAGAACCCTTCGGGCGGGGCCGTATCTGGCCCTCCGGGGACGGCAGTGACGACATCCCCAGAAACGTGGGCTTCAGGGCTGGCCACAGGGAGAAGCCCGCAGCTTAGTCGGCCTTTTTCAGGAAGATCTGGAAGAGCCGGACCCAGGGTCAGCAGGGCCTCTGAGCTCCGCCAGGGTCTCTCTGGCTACTCCCCGCGCCTGGCCTGGCCCTGCCCGGCCTCACCTCGCTCAGAATCACCCACACAGGGGAGTCCGTCTGGATCGAGAGGCGCAGCGCTTCCAGAGGGCCGAAGGCTGGGTCCACCTCTCCCTCTGCCACTCCCTTGTAGAAGGAGCCTGGGGGAGGGCAGCGCTGAGAGGGTGTCCCCGAACCCCAGCCCACgctctcccccagccccctacCCACCAATCTGGAGGTAGCCGTCGGGGCTCCGAGGGTACCGGAGGGTGGCGGTGCGGCCCTCCTGCAGGGCCTCCTTGTCCGACTGAGGGTTCTAGGGGCAGAACCAAGGGCTGAAGCAGGTGGCTGCGGGAGGCCCGACCTCAATGCACACCACACCCTACCGCACTTACGTCGAAGGGCAGCACCTCCACAGACGTGTTGAAGAGCTTGTCCTCCGGGTGCTCGATGTTCCCACTGCGGAAGAAAAACCTGCGGCCAGGCAGGCCTGTGAGCTGTGCAGGGGCAGCGCTCCAGTACAGCAGCCAGCGCCCAGCAGAGAAAGGCCAGGCCTGCACCCGGGGCCCCCAGGCAGCTGTCAGGCTGTGCAAGGAGATCAGGGCCTTCCTCTGGGAGGATGGTGAGGTGAAACATGGCTGAGCTCCTAAGGGCTGCCTGACTTAGTCCTCACAAGGTAGCTACCGTTAGGAGGCCCACttcagatgagaacactgaggaaTGTGAGGTTGGTTTGCTGGTGGAGCCTACCCCTAGGGGCCACCCAGCCCCGCCCCCCATCGCAGACCCGGGCGCTGGCACTGACCGCTCCAGTCTTAGGGGCTGGAAGAAGCGGAAGCGGATGAAGTCCCCCGCGGCAGGGGTGAAGGCCCAGAAGAAGTCCTCGCGCAGGTAGGCCTTCTCCAGGGTGAAGTGCTGGTATGTCTTCAGGCTCGTGCTCACCTCTGCTGGCGGGTTCACATGCTCCTTCCGCAGCGCCTGCTTTCCAAAGTCCTTGTCCTGCAGCAGAGGAGGGACAGCAGTGATGGCATGGGCCCCGACCTGGACCCCGGCATAGGGAGAGCGTGCAGGGCAGCCCACCTTCAGTTTCTGGATCTTGCCAGCCAGCGAGGAGTGAGTGCCCACATGCTGGAAGAGGGACGGCTTGAAGCGGATCCGCAGGTTGGCCTTCTGCCGGTCACAGTGCTTCTGTGGAGGGCGGGCGACACCCCAGGACTCGGCTGAGCCCTCCTTCCTCCACACGGCCTCTCCTGGAGGCTACCAGGGCCCTCCCACAGTTGACAGTGCCCTCTCTTATGTGATCAGATATAAGAACAGGGACAGTTTGTGCTGGAGGCTGCCTGCCCCTTGGCCCTGCCCCTGCCAGTCCCTCCAGCTCTTGCTCACCGCATCCTTCTCGGGGTTGCAGACTTTCACCCACAGAATATGGTCCAAGAGCCAGTCAATGGGCTTGTCCCGGTAGAACATGAGGATGAACTCTACAATCAGGCTCAGGTCCAGCGACTTGAACATCTTGCCTGGTAGGAAGGGGGCCTGAGTGGGCAGTGCTGCTCCGCCGTACTTCCTTTCTCCCTGCAGGGTGCCCCCGAGAGTCCCACAGCAAACCCAGGGCAGGCTTCAGGCAGGTGTGAGCACAAGGGGGCAGACAGGTGGTGAGGCCAGATATGGCTGATGCACAGGCAATGGGAACAGGCCAGGCAGGGCTGCAGCACGCACACCAGGCAGGGCCCAACCTGGGCAAAGGCTCATAGCGGACTCAGCATGGGACTGGGAGAGGATGGCAGAGGTGGGTGGGACTCAAAGGCACGGTCAGGTTAGGGGAGGGGCACACCAATGAAGCCCAGCTGGGAGAACTCCAGGATCATCCAGTCCTCTGAAGGCTGCTGCAGCGCAAAGTTCTTCATGGTGCTCAGGTAGTTGGGCTTGGCCACGATGTCATCCTCCAGCTGCAGGTTGAGCAGAGAGGGGCTGGGGCTCAGGAAGGGCACCCAGATGGACGAGACCCATAGCAGGGCAGGGCAGCACAGGGCAGCGCAGGGCTTGGGGCTGACCTGCACGTAGTAGATGCCTTTGGACTGCGCGTACATCATGAGGAAGCAGTAATCGAGGTTCTGTTTGGTCCTCCACCTGCGGGCCAGGGCGGGGCCTCAGGAGCTCAGACCCCTCCCCCTCCAGTGTGGCTCCACGGAGAAGCCGCTGGGTGGGCAGCctctgtccccccacccccatgcGCAGGTCCTCCCGTGGAGAATTCAGGGCACTGCAGGGAAACGCCCTGGAATCAGATACCAGTAGATGGGTTCCCAGCACAGGCAGGCAGGCTGCTGGGGCTATGGGGGAGTGCTAGTACCTGACTCTCTCCTTGGGGTCCCCAAAGGACTCTCGGAGGCGGGAGAAGTCAGGGTAGAAGTGGGGGGAGGGTGAGATGACCTCCAGGAGCCCAGAATGGATCTCCGTGGGGAACCTGGGGGACGGGAAGGCCCAGTCCGTACGCAGCCTCCAGGGGCTCCACAGGGGCTGGGCCACTCTGCacacccacccctcccccaccaggTCCCTGCCTCCCCACAACATAGGAAAGGCGCTACCTACGGGGAGGCAGGAACCTGCCAGCACAACACCCCGCAGAGAGCCCTCCTGCCACCAGCTCTCTGGGGCCACCAGTACTCACAAGGCCTTGATGTTCTCTGTCACTGCCGAAGTGTACTGTGAGTCGGTCTGTGGGGAGACCAAGCACCCTCCCTTAGTGCTGCCACTGCCCCAAAAGGCCTGGAAGGGCTTGGAGAAGGGGCATGGCTTCAGATGCCCCCCACGTGGAGGTAGCGAGCCTGCTGTGCTGAGAGCAGAGCAAGGGCACCCCCAGAGACAGCCCTTTCCCTTTGGGACTGGCATGGCCAAGGGTGGGGCGAGGGGTGTGCCTAGGGGTAGAGGGCGCCAGGAAGCCCCTTCTTTTCAACTTTCTATCTCGGAACATTTGCGAACGAAACTAGCAACTGAACTTCCCACAGCTTTCTCCTCCCGAATGGCTCCTGCTGTCAGTTCTATACCGCAGGGGCTCCTCTGAATGTCCCCCAACCCCGCGTCCTGGCTCACTTGCCTCAGCGATCAGCACCACGATGACCGAGTCCTCCTTCTCCTGCGGGCTCAGCTCGGAGATGAGCGAGTGCAGAGTGTCAGTCAGGTACGAGTGCACCTCGCGCCGCACACTCGGGATGCCCATCACCACCGACACTATGGGGGACGGAGGCGCGACGCTGGGAAGGGCGCGGGGGGAACCCGCCACCCCTACCCCATGCTCCTCCCTGCCCACGCCCCTACCTCCCGTGCGGCCCTGGCCCACGCGCACCGCGGGCTGCAGACTGCTCTCCTTGGCCAGCAGGTGTGGCAGGTGGTGGAAGACGGTGGGCAGGTGCAGCACGTGCCGGTGTGAGCCGTTCCACGGCTTCAATCGGGGGTCCTCTGGATGGGTCGTGAAGGATCGGGACTGAGACCAGGGAGCCTACAACCAGCCCACCCCCGCCTTTTCCCCCTCCCGCCCCAGACCTCACCTGTTAGGCGGCCCCAGGTGCGATTGCCGTCTCCGTCTCGCAGCGCCTGCCTTTCCGACACGGCCCTCTTGATCTCGTCCAGCACCAAGTTGAGCTCCTTGGAGCGCTTGAGGCTCTCCTGCTCAGCTGCGTGCAACCGATCGCGCAGCGCCAGGAACTCCCGCTGGTAAACGTCCACAACGTCGCCTGCAGGTGGTACGCAAGCCGTTACGAGGGGGCAGTCTAGAGCCGCCCTAGGGCCCCTTTAGTGCCAGCGCACACATCTGGGTGCCCATCTGTGCAACAGCTCATTTACATCTGTTCTCGTGCCTGCCACACGTGAGACAGCTGGGGTCACTCTGAAATTACACTGACACGAATGCTTGTGGGGAGAAAACCAGGGGAATTTGCCCTCTTCCCGGGGTTATTTTATTCTCTGAGGAGGCGTCTGAAGTGGGAATTTCCAGACCTAGGTAGGTGGATCCTAAGCAAGGGCTGGAACAGCCTCAGACCGAAGCCGCTCTGTCCGTTGGCCTCCAAAGCCCACTCTTGCTTTTTGCAGCACATGCTCCTTCCAGGGCACGGGATACCCAAGGTCCTGGTGCTAGTTCTTCACTGTCCTCGTGGCAGTCGCTAGTTGCCCACCTTGCCCTGGATTGTTAGCCTCACAATGGCCCCGGGGGTGGCTGCTGCAGTTCCAGGAGCCCACCTCACTTCATTGCTCAAGGACAGTCAACAGCAGCGAGGGGACTAGCTCTGAATGCTCTGGTGCCTGTGTCTCTGGAGACCTGTGCTGTGCCTGGGGCACCCTGAAGGGTCCGCATGCCCCCCCAGGGGACCCATGTCAGAAGCTCCAGCTGGGCCCAGGCATGAGGGCTGTAGGCAGATGGGGCAGCACACAGGTAGGGCTGCCCGACAGTAGAGAGGCACCACCAGTCTGGCAGGGACCAGTGAGCAAGACTGAGATCAACAACCTCCCGGTGGCTGGGTGCCCACAGTCCCTGCGGAAGTACGCTCAAGGCCTCTGCCAGGCGAGCCTCTGAAAACCTATGTGGCCTGCAAGGCCTTATGTTTCCAAGTCTCCAAGTTTAAGACGCCTGACAGAACTCCCTCTACCCACAGATAGCTCTTCCATTCCTTGATCCTTGGTGGGTTCACAGACCCCAGAGTTCCGTGGGATGGCCTCACCCCGCCAGCGGCCCTGTGCATGATCAAGGTCATGATCAGGCAAAGTCCAGTCACCTCAGGACACACCCCTTTccaaagcagaggcaggaggtcGAAGTGCCAAGCGACCAGGGAATAGGAAGGGGTGGACCTGGGCAGGAGGGAAAGGTGTAAGGAGCAGGGAGCGAAGTGGATCTTCCCTGAGGCATCTCTTACCCAAGAAGCTAGCCCCCGCCCTCCCACACCCTGCCTCTCTGGGGCTAAGGCTGAGGCCAAGTGGAGCCTCTGGACAGGCCCTGGCGGGAGGGAAGGGGGAGTCAGATTACCGGATCTGCCAGGCTCCACGCTGGGCTCAGGGGCTAGGTTACCCTGGAAACCTGACCCTTTGAATGCAGAGCTGGCTACCCCCAACACTCACCCATTGCTGGGCGACACTGAGGTGTAGGCAGCGGTTGCCCACAGGGATGGGACTGGAGGTGCAGAGGCCTACAGAGCCATCAGGAGTGGGTTCAGAGCCACCTGCACCTGCAGGTGTGCCTCCCTCCTGCCTAGATGCCAGTCCCCGCTTGCCTACTTACAGCCACTGCCCATCCCCGAGCCCCACCCTGGCTTTCTCTGTCCCACATGACTGCCTCAGATGGACAGGCTGGGTGGGCAGTGGTGGGTGACGCTGCCTGAATCACCCTGGAAACAGCCTGCTCCTTACCCTGGCTTCCTTCCTAGgggcctcccctctcccccaggtCCTGTTTACCAGGAGGTAAAGGGACCCACGGGCTCCCACCTACACCAACCCTTCTGTCATTTCCCTTCACACTGCAGGCCCTGGCCCTGGGCAGCCTCCCCCGCCTGCCAGCTCCCCCACCCGCCTGGCCCTCAACTGTGCGTCGAACTCTGTGACTGCCTCCCCATGGGCCAGGCCCCATGCCAGGGCTCTGCCAAGCCATGCTGACATCCTCTAACCTTCAGGAGCTGGGGAGGCAGCTCAGGTGGAGAGGGGCCAGCCTGGGAGCCCCTGCCATaccttcctgcctcagggccaCATTGTTAAGAACAGCAGCAATGAGGCCTGGAGGCTGTGTAACCCTCCCTGGAGGCGAGTCATTAGGACACCCTGAGGCCCGCAAACCACAGTTCCCCCTGCTTCCCTCTTGGTTGGGAAAAGATTAAAGAGCCAAGCTGGGGCACAACCTTTGTGCCCTGTATTCAGGGAAAAGGAACAGGATCAGAGGGGCATGGGCAGGTATCAGGCCGTTAACAGTCTGCTGTCACCATGCATGTGTGCGGCAGATGTCTGTCTCCTCTCCAGACCCTGCACCCTCCCAGGAGTCAAGGAGGGTGTCTGTCATTGCTGAGGTCCAGGCCTGGGGAGGAGGACAGCCTGGAGGCTGGGAGAGCTGTGTGGCTGAGACCCTGGGCCACCCGCAAGGGTCTGCCTCCCTGGGCAGATCCTCAGCAGGTGCTTGGCTGAAGGCCACAGTTTGAGTGCTGGCAGAGCTGCTCCACAGGCCAGATATGAAACTGGGCCCCAAACCCTTCTCCAGGGTCCATTTTGCATTAGTCTAAAGAGGCCGTCCTGGGCTTGACCTTGGGCTTCCAGGATGACGCCCGCACCTGCTGTCCTTCCTCTCTGGTTCCCTGcccatctccttccttctctgcagattccacttcctgggttcttCCCTCAAGTTCCTGGACCCCCGCTGGCTGCAAAGTGGAGGCCAGGTTCCAATTTGGCCTCAGACTGGCTAAGCCTGGTTTCGCCAGGGGCTTAAGACAGACTTTCTACATGTGACAATGAGATGGGTTCACATAATAGCCTGGATTCCTAGCTTCACTGAGTCACCACAGAAACAGTGACAGCCCCTCAACAAGGCAGGCCTAGGTCACCCCCTACTCATGCCTCACAGGATCCTTAGGCTTCCCTCCCCTAGGGGCTGGGTCCTTGAATCTAAGCGCTCCCCTTCTTAGCTCTCCTGTTCCCCAGGCCCTCAAAGAGCCAGCCTCCCGGATGCCCCCACGGAGCCAGCGCCTCTCCCTCACTCTGCTGTCCCGGAGACTGGCTCCCTGTGGTAAGCCAGGCTTGCAGAGGTGGCTCCTGACATCAATCTGGCGGCATGTGGCTGCTGTGGGAGACACACACTGGCTGAGGACAAAGGGCAAGGGCTCATGGCTCTACCCACGACTGGAAGAGTGTGCCCCAGCCCTTCAGATAAGGCCCCACCTAGGCCTTCATGCCAGTCTGCTAGTCACCCTGCCAAGGACCCAGAATGTCCTTCCCCAGGTGACACACCCTACCTACAGATAATTCTGCCCCAGTCATGCCTGCCCTTGATAATATACGCCACCACCGGGGCCTCTgccccagccctccctcccctGTCCTGCAGTCTCCCCGCAGAGTCCCTGGGTGATGGGGCTCTGGCCCTGGAGCCCCAAGGCCAGCCCAGGCCTCTGCTCTGACAGAACAAGTGCGGCAGGCGGGCGCGCTGGCAGAGCTCGGTGAGGGTAGCTGAGGCTCGGAAGGTCCGGAAGGGTCCAGGTCCTCccagcctcctcagcctctctgggGTGGCGCTCCGGGACAGGGAAACAGGGAAGCAGGTGGCagggaggccaagggggcagGTAGCCTCAGCCCGCTTAGGCctccagcaggcaggcaggcaggaggccACTCTCCCAGAACCTCCAGGCTAGGGGAAGAGCGCCTCGGAGGGCTCAGGCCCTACTCGGCCCCACCATCGCCAAGACCGGTcaggggggcggggggcggggggtcGGTCTGCACCCTCCGCCTGCAAGAGCGCTGGGCGGACGCGGAGGGCGGGGGCCAGCCCGGGAAGCTCGGGGTgcgggggaggggctggggccgcACAGGAGCGCAGGGCAGCAGTGGCCGGGCTGGCTCAGGAcgcctctccctccctcccccgctcCCATAGGCCGGATGCTGCCGAGGCGTTCCGGGCGCCCGGGGGTCGGCGAGGGAGACCCAGGACCGGGTGTCACGCCGGGGTCGCCCAGGCCGGCGCGGGGCTGCGGGAGGCAGGGTCGGGGGAGGGCGGGTGGGGGGATGCCTGACCGCCTAGCGGTGCCCTCGCGCCTGTGTCCCTCACGCCGGCCCAGGTCCTGCCCAAGTGGCTGTGGCTGGCGTTCCGGGACCTCTGTGACCTTGGGTCTGTGCCGAGACCCCCACGGGTCCCCAGCTCAGCTGCGCCCGCGGAGTCCGGTCCGGGGCACCCACGGGCGCGGCCAGCGCTGGGCGGGCAGGCGCAGCCCGGGCCCGAGGAGGACGCCGCGGCTCCAGCAGCAAACAagtgggggagggtgggaggggcgTCCTCCGCGCCGCCCGGGCGGGGAAGGGGCGCCTGCGTCGGCTTCCGGCCGCCTCCCGCGGCCACCGCCGGGCCCGCTCCCGCCGCCGACGCCCAGGTGCGCCAGGTGCGGGCCGGGCCGGTCGGGCGGGGGTCGCGCTTACCTTTCTGGCCGCTGAGTGCCGCGTACCAGGACAGCGAGAGGAAGGCGCACAGGCAGAAGAGCAGCAGCGTCAGGAAGGTGCCATTGCGGAGCCTCATCTCCTCCGATGCGCGGCGGGCGCCCGCGGGGCCGAGGCTGCATGGCCCGGGGAACCGGGGCCGGGGCGCAGGGGTCGGAAGGCGGCGGCTGCAGGGGCCCCGGCcccggggcggggaggggcgggggggcCGGGGCCGGGCAGGGACCGGGCCGGGGAGCGCGCCTGCCGCTTCTCAGGGCGCAAGCTTTGTGCCCTGTACTCAGGGAAAAGGAACAGGCTCAGAGGAGCAGAGGCAGATATCAGGCTCACTGCAGGTATCAGGGGCGCGGGACACTGGCGGCCTCGCCTCCGCGGCAGGGCCGGGCCAGgccgggctgggctgggctgggcggcGAGAGCCGCGGCCCGGCCTGGATCTGGGGCCTGGATCTGGGGCCGCCGCGGAGTCGACGGCGCAGGGCGGGGCGGCCCGGATTTAAAGGGGCCGCAGCACCGCCGCCGCCAGCGCCGcgaggggcggggtgggggccGGCGCCCGTGATCCCGACCGGCTCCCGCAGCCCCGCTTGGGCTCGTGCGAGTCGGCCTTAGGTAAGGCCGGAGTGGGAGTGCGGGTCGACCGCAGCCGGCgcgggcggcgggggcggcgCTCTCGGGCCCAGGTACTCTTCTCGGCAACATCTCCTCCGCGCGCGGACCCCGACCCCACTCGCACGTTCTCTGGGCTGTTTCCCGAGCGTGAGGGGCTCTGGGTGGCGCGGGGGACTGGGCGCTTGGAGGGGACTGGGCGCTTGGAGCCGGGAGCCACCGTTGCCTTCGGCGCCGCCCAGGGCGCTTTCCCGCTCAGGAGCTTCCTCTGGGGCGCGGGACTGAGACGCACAGGGGCCCGGGAGGCGGGAACAATGGGCCGTTCTAGGGGGAATCAGGGCCAATGCTCGTGGGTGCAGAGGAATGACCAGCCCAGAACCGGACCGGCTTCCCGGGACAGTGGCGGCCCAAGCGCGCCGCTTACGGGAGCAACGGGCCCTGCTCCCGGTGGTGCAGCGGCCACCTCGCCCCGCGCAGCCCAGCCGGCTCTTGATAGGGGCCCACGCCTTCggatttttgtgggtttttttttttgagacagagtctcgctctgtcgcccaggctggagtgcaatggcgcgatctcggctcactgcgatctcagcctccggagtagccgggattacaggcgcccggctaattttttttctttctttttttttttttttaagactttggGCAGCGCCTGGCCCGCTCCCAGCTTGGACCTCCCAGTCCTAGGGGCCCGGTTccgggtggaggctgcagggacctctgccccGCCCGCTCGGGGGAGGCCTGAGGGGCTGGACTCAGACTGGGAGTGAATGCAGCTTTGTCTTCCTAGTCCAGCCCCGGCCCACACCTGGGGCTGGGTGGAATCGGGAGCTTCTACGGGTCTGGACAATTCTCCCACAGAGAGATTGATGCCAAGAAGTGGGTGGCCGAgccagaggccgaggtgggctggaTCCTGAGGCCCAGTGTTAAAGGACAGGGCTCCCCATTCAGTGCTCCTGGAACATTCCGAACTAGAGACTGGGACTTGTAGGCGCCTTCTAGAGGAAACTCGTGTTTTCACAGGTGTCTTCTATGTGTGGCAAAGGATAATGGCTTTTCACTTAGGCTGTGGCATAAAGGGCCTTAGAAATTGTTAATGAGTTACTTAACGTTAAAACTTAGTCACCcaggcccggtgtggtggctcatgcctgtaatcccagcactttgagaagctaaggcgggaggatcatttgagctcaccagttcgagaccaacctgggcaacatagtgacacctcatctctataaaattaaaattttttaaacaattgtttttggattttttttggtaatttttaaaatatttatttatttatttatttttgagacagagtcttgccttgtcgcccaggctggagtgcagtggcctgatctagactgactgcaagctccacctcccgggttcatgccattctcctgcctcaggctcccgagtagctgggactacaggccaatggcaccacacccggctaatgttttgtattttttagtagagacggggtttcaccatgttagccaggatggtctcgatctcctgacctcgtgatccacctgcttcagcctcccaaagtggtgggattacaggtgtgagccaccacgcccggccttttttgttttgtttttaaagatggagtctcgctctgttgcccaggctggagtg
The Macaca mulatta isolate MMU2019108-1 chromosome 6, T2T-MMU8v2.0, whole genome shotgun sequence DNA segment above includes these coding regions:
- the LTC4S gene encoding leukotriene C4 synthase isoform X1 produces the protein MKDEVALLATVTLLGVLLQAYFSLQVISARRAFRVSPPLTTGPPEFERVYRAQVNCSEYFPLFLATLWVAGIFFHEGRGVGLGRTRWTPWRPRSTLTRSARTSRRGGGAVRPGLPVRAPPLLPGLRQLRAAQAGTPVRERARPLAAGGAGCARPARPLPPGRAARRAPRTAADVAAVGLRPRPLGRRSRERRAGASSCPGKRRSPPHPSLYH
- the MGAT4B gene encoding alpha-1,3-mannosyl-glycoprotein 4-beta-N-acetylglucosaminyltransferase B isoform X1 produces the protein MRLRNGTFLTLLLFCLCAFLSLSWYAALSGQKGKRDPRPTGPARTWRTWASAAGAGPAVAAGGGRKPTQAPLPRPGGAEDAPPTLPHLFAAGAAASSSGPGCACPPSAGRARGCPGPDSAGAAELGTRGGLGTDPRSQRSRNASHSHLGRTWAGVRDTGARAPLGGDVVDVYQREFLALRDRLHAAEQESLKRSKELNLVLDEIKRAVSERQALRDGDGNRTWGRLTEDPRLKPWNGSHRHVLHLPTVFHHLPHLLAKESSLQPAVRVGQGRTGVSVVMGIPSVRREVHSYLTDTLHSLISELSPQEKEDSVIVVLIAETDSQYTSAVTENIKALFPTEIHSGLLEVISPSPHFYPDFSRLRESFGDPKERVRWRTKQNLDYCFLMMYAQSKGIYYVQLEDDIVAKPNYLSTMKNFALQQPSEDWMILEFSQLGFIGKMFKSLDLSLIVEFILMFYRDKPIDWLLDHILWVKVCNPEKDAKHCDRQKANLRIRFKPSLFQHVGTHSSLAGKIQKLKDKDFGKQALRKEHVNPPAEVSTSLKTYQHFTLEKAYLREDFFWAFTPAAGDFIRFRFFQPLRLERFFFRSGNIEHPEDKLFNTSVEVLPFDNPQSDKEALQEGRTATLRYPRSPDGYLQIGSFYKGVAEGEVDPAFGPLEALRLSIQTDSPVWVILSEIFLKKAD
- the MGAT4B gene encoding alpha-1,3-mannosyl-glycoprotein 4-beta-N-acetylglucosaminyltransferase B precursor → MRLRNGTFLTLLLFCLCAFLSLSWYAALSGQKGDVVDVYQREFLALRDRLHAAEQESLKRSKELNLVLDEIKRAVSERQALRDGDGNRTWGRLTEDPRLKPWNGSHRHVLHLPTVFHHLPHLLAKESSLQPAVRVGQGRTGVSVVMGIPSVRREVHSYLTDTLHSLISELSPQEKEDSVIVVLIAETDSQYTSAVTENIKALFPTEIHSGLLEVISPSPHFYPDFSRLRESFGDPKERVRWRTKQNLDYCFLMMYAQSKGIYYVQLEDDIVAKPNYLSTMKNFALQQPSEDWMILEFSQLGFIGKMFKSLDLSLIVEFILMFYRDKPIDWLLDHILWVKVCNPEKDAKHCDRQKANLRIRFKPSLFQHVGTHSSLAGKIQKLKDKDFGKQALRKEHVNPPAEVSTSLKTYQHFTLEKAYLREDFFWAFTPAAGDFIRFRFFQPLRLERFFFRSGNIEHPEDKLFNTSVEVLPFDNPQSDKEALQEGRTATLRYPRSPDGYLQIGSFYKGVAEGEVDPAFGPLEALRLSIQTDSPVWVILSEIFLKKAD